In Fragaria vesca subsp. vesca linkage group LG1, FraVesHawaii_1.0, whole genome shotgun sequence, the sequence ACTTTTGCAGTCGGGCGTCAACTGCGTTCAGTTGGTTGGAAGCATGACCATGTCAGCAAGGGATAATGCTATAAAGAAATTCACTGAGGATCCAGATTGCAGAATTTTCTTAATGAGTTTGAAAGCCGGAGGTGTTGCTCTTAATCTTACAGTTGCATCACATGTGAGTATTTTCTGTGTTTTAAGTTGCTTGGAATTATGCTATATAATTAAGGATCGGGAGGCATTATTAGAAATTCTATTTCAAGTACACATGAATTTGATGCGTCGGAACTCTAGGTTTTCTTGATGGACCCATGGTGGAATCCAGCTGTGGAGCGACAAGCACAAGATAGAATCCACCGGATAGGGCAGTACAAACCAATCAGGTTCAAAATTTTGCTTGCTTCTTTGTTTATTTCTGCAGATCCTATAATTTTGGAAGGTTGGGATTCTAAGTTTTCTGTATGTTTCAGAATTGTGAGATTCGTCATTGAGAACACAATTGAGGAGAGGATTTTGAAGCTACAGGAGAAGAAGGAGCTAGTGTTTGAGGGGTAAGTATGATTTTACTGGCTTTCTTTCGTCTACATCTACCTGATTCAGGATCTAAAACCTTCCTTTTTGCTTTCTACAGCACCATTGGTGGTTCTAGTGAGGCTCTCGGGAAATTGACTGAAGCTGACTTGAAATTCTTGTTCGTCACCTAAGCACATGACCCAAAGATGAAGTGCAGAATTTATAGTATATCAAGTTATTATCTGTACCAAATTAGTGCTCAAATGCCTCTAGGGCCTCCGCCGAGCCTTGATTTTGCGGTGGTATAGGTTCCTGAGATGTAAAATAGTTACAGCTGAAAATCAAGGAATGAAAATTTTGCAAGGCCTCGGTTTGAGAGGATGTCAAATAGTTACAGCTGAAAATCAAGGAATGAAAATTTTGCGCGGCCTCAGTTTGACAGCCTCAGTGAAACTGTGTCTGAGTTCCTAGTTCCTTTTTGCATCAATTTACGAGGGTGGTAGGAAATCCTTGCTTGATGCACTTCGATGGTAAGATAATTGGGCAATCGGTTCAAAGGAAAGTTCGTTTCTTTGGTTCCCATTGACGAAAGCATATGTGAAAACTTCAACATTGACAAGCAGCAAAGCAGCATAACCAAATGCATCATCTACAATCCTCAAAGTAATCTCCCTTGGATCCCGTACTTACATATGTGTGTGTTTACTCATTAACATTGTTAGCATATGGAGATAGCCAAATCCCAGATTCCTTGGGTTGATAAACAAGATTTGCTTTTTTATTAAAACTCCCTCTCAATAACATCAAAGTAACGAGTATTAAGAAAAATGCTTTCAGGATTATTCATCCCCTTGTCCTATAGAGCATTCCAACTCTTCCAACCAAAAAGACATCGACAAACACGCTTTGCCGTCCATAGCCTATAGTTTGCAAACCACTAAATCCTTTACACGTCAAGGAGAAGTCTGCGAGGGTCTTCCACAACATCTTTTATACGGCGCAAGAAGTAAACAGCCTCTCTTCCATCAATGAGACGATGATCATAAGTCAAAGCAATGTACATCATTGGCCTGGAAACAACATTGCCCCCGACGACCATGGGACGGTTCACTATGGAGTGCATGCCCAAAATAGCAGACTGCGAGAGGAAGCAACGATAAATGAACAATATAGACAAAGATAGATGAACTATATAGACAAGACAGTTAAATGTGATGTTCTACAGAGTATAGGATAATACCTGTGGAGGGTTGATAATTGGTGTACTCAAAAGGCTTCCATATACACCACCGTTTGATATAGTGAATGTGCCTCCAGCCATCTCATCAATGGATATAGAACCATCTGCCGCCTTTTTAGCCAGAGTATTGATCTCCTTTTCTACCTGAGCAAAGTTCATACCACCAGCATTGCGGACAACTGGAACAACAAGACCCTTCAATAACAGGAAATTGATTTTGTTAGTTTTCATGTGATAATACGAACCCCCCCCCCCCCAAAAAAAAAAAGTTCCCACGTGATGAGGCATGTTCACATCATGAAGTTGAAGGAGAACCTAAACCATCTCGAACTTGCCACTACCGCACAGTTTATTATGTTGAAAGAACAGGTTAAACTCAGAATTTGACAAGATATTACATATAACAATCTGTTACTACATAGTACACATCCATCCAAATGAATTCAAATTAAATTCTCTTAAATAAGACAGAACAGTGGCATACCTTTGGTGTCCCAACTGCAATACTGATATCAATGTAATCCCTGTATATGATATCATCACCATCAATGACAGCATTAACAACTGGCAGTTGCTCGAGTGCGCTAACAGCAGCCTGAAACAAATCATTGTAATACTTATTGATGGCCTACATGCTTAATCGTAGCAAAAAGAAACTAAAAATTTATATACATACTATTGAATATACTATGTACTTGCTATGTTCATCTGACAATGAACAACAGTACTTTATACACAACATGCTAAAACACACGTACTTTCACAAAGCCCGACATAAATCCCAATTTCACCCCGTGCTTTTCAACAAAGGCATCCTTATAGTCTGAACGGAGCTTCATTAAGTTAGTCCTGCACCACACAGAATATCAATATGACAAGAAAAGTAGAGCTAGTGCATAACAATGTCATCAACCAACTTAAAACTACGTGGCTTCTTTGTTCACTTTCAAAGTCAAGAACTTTCACATGCTTCTTTCCCATCTCAAAATTTATACCAAAAAGACACGAGAAAGTGCTTCAAGAGCCAGCCAAATACGATATTTACCAAATTGACTCTCTTTCCTACTACAGGAAACAACTTCAACAAGATCCTTAAGTAAGATGTCAACAGAGAATTCTATCATTGATATTGCGTAATTGCATAAATGATTGATTAATCATAAAATTTCAGTATAACTAGGAAGGCAAGATACAGCTATTCTGAAATGGGACAAAATTTAACCAGAATGATATGATTACTGAACTTACATATCAACCTCGTTAAATGTGGTCAACAAAGCAAACGTATTCTGAGAATCTTTCAAGCGTATTGCTACCCGCTTTCTTAGTCTTGTCATAGGAACCTGTAGATGTGATATTTAAGCGGTGTTAATCAATGAACTCATACATTTTCTCATATGAACAAGGAAACTAAAACTTACCCGTCTTTCCCTGTCTTTGGGAGGAAGTATCGGTTCTGAAGCCATATGTTTAGGTGGTGGTTGCGAGGAAGGTGCTCTACTTTTGGGTGATATCTCCTTGACAGGAGCAGGTTCTGCTTTGGGAACTTCTTTTTGGGCACTTTCCTTTTCTTTTGGAGGTTCTGACTGACTAGAAGCCTTTTCTGATGGAGCAGCTTGCTCTACACCTTCACCTGATTTTGAGATGATGGCAATCTTAACACCTGGCTCAACAGTCTCACCTTCCTTTGCCACGAACTATTAACCATAACAGTTCAAGATAAAAACAAAAACATCAGTATCACGCAGGACAAGTGATTGTAAATACTGATCATAGACATGCTACTTCAAGAATCTTCTGTAGAGATGTTGCTGAAACGTTACCTTCTGAATAACACCAGCTTCAGGACTAACAACATCAATTGTCACCTAGTAGTAAACAGGAAAGGTACATGTAAATCAATACCTAAATTTGTGGAAAGCCTACTGCATTTGAAAAGTATATAATATACAAGAAAACTACCTCATCCTTCAACCAAAGAAAAGAAAAAAATACCTTGTCAGTTTCAATCTGTGCTATCGGCTCGTCAATTGCAACTTTGTCACCAGGTTCTGCAAATGTGTCATAAGCATGAGTTACAAAACAATCAAATACATATATATCCACACCAGACATACAAAGATACTGCACAAAAAAATGTCATCAGCATCAGTCTAAAACTTATCTGTAAACACAGACACAAACGGGGATTGGATAGAAACATTAAGTAAAACCATCAACGTACTCTTTAGGAATGTGGCCAAAGTGCCATCAGTAATAGATTCACCCATGAAAGGAACCACAGCTTCAACCAAGTCTCCTGCAATATTCATCAGTTGAGAGTTGATCACTCTGACATGCCCAAAAACATGTAAATATATCAAGAGCCATTAGATAATATTGGGTTGGCATAT encodes:
- the LOC101295165 gene encoding dihydrolipoyllysine-residue succinyltransferase component of 2-oxoglutarate dehydrogenase complex 2, mitochondrial-like — translated: MIWGTIRRKVSSSQVLGQAWKVRSAASAQNCYSTAPKKALFNGRGFECIQRSSYHIASGSYASKSSRVVTSLMQTESFIKFQNRSFSSDGDLVEAVVPFMGESITDGTLATFLKKPGDKVAIDEPIAQIETDKVTIDVVSPEAGVIQKFVAKEGETVEPGVKIAIISKSGEGVEQAAPSEKASSQSEPPKEKESAQKEVPKAEPAPVKEISPKSRAPSSQPPPKHMASEPILPPKDRERRVPMTRLRKRVAIRLKDSQNTFALLTTFNEVDMTNLMKLRSDYKDAFVEKHGVKLGFMSGFVKAAVSALEQLPVVNAVIDGDDIIYRDYIDISIAVGTPKGLVVPVVRNAGGMNFAQVEKEINTLAKKAADGSISIDEMAGGTFTISNGGVYGSLLSTPIINPPQSAILGMHSIVNRPMVVGGNVVSRPMMYIALTYDHRLIDGREAVYFLRRIKDVVEDPRRLLLDV